One genomic region from Streptomyces sp. NBC_00582 encodes:
- the prfB gene encoding peptide chain release factor 2, producing MAVVDVSEELKSLSSTMESIEAVLDLDKLRADIAVLEEQAAAPSLWDNPDEAQKITSKLSHLQAEVRKADTLRGRIDDLAVLFEMAEEEDDPDTRAEAESELAAVRKALDEMEVRTLLSGEYDSREALVNIRAEAGGVDAADFAEKLQRMYLRWAEQHGYKTEIYETSYAEEAGIKSTTFAVQVPYAYGTLSVEQGTHRLVRISPYDNQGRRQTSFAGVEVLPVVEQTDHIEIDESELRVDVYRSSGPGGQGVNTTDSAVRLTHLPTGIVVSCQNERSQIQNKATAMNVLQAKLLERRRQEEQARMDALKGDGGNSWGNQMRSYVLHPYQMVKDLRTEFEVGNPEAVFNGELDGFLEAGIRWRKQQEK from the coding sequence GTGGCAGTCGTCGATGTATCCGAAGAGCTCAAGTCCCTCTCCTCGACCATGGAGTCGATCGAGGCCGTTCTGGACCTCGACAAGCTGAGGGCAGACATCGCCGTGCTCGAGGAGCAGGCGGCCGCGCCGTCCCTGTGGGACAACCCGGACGAGGCGCAGAAGATCACCAGCAAGCTGAGTCACCTGCAGGCGGAGGTCCGCAAGGCCGACACCCTGCGCGGGCGGATCGACGATCTCGCCGTGCTCTTCGAGATGGCCGAGGAGGAGGACGACCCGGACACCCGTGCCGAGGCCGAGTCCGAGCTCGCCGCCGTCCGCAAGGCGCTGGACGAGATGGAGGTGCGGACGCTTCTCAGCGGGGAGTACGACTCCCGCGAGGCGCTCGTGAACATCCGCGCCGAGGCCGGTGGCGTGGACGCCGCCGACTTCGCGGAGAAGCTCCAGCGCATGTACCTGCGGTGGGCCGAGCAGCACGGCTACAAGACCGAGATCTACGAGACGTCGTACGCGGAAGAGGCCGGCATCAAGTCGACCACCTTCGCCGTGCAGGTGCCGTACGCCTACGGCACGCTCTCCGTGGAGCAGGGCACCCACCGGCTGGTGCGCATCTCGCCCTACGACAACCAGGGGCGCCGCCAGACCTCCTTCGCGGGCGTCGAGGTGCTCCCCGTGGTCGAGCAGACCGACCACATCGAGATCGACGAGTCCGAGCTGCGGGTGGACGTCTACCGCTCGTCCGGGCCCGGCGGCCAGGGCGTCAACACCACCGACTCGGCGGTGCGGCTCACCCACCTCCCGACCGGCATCGTCGTCTCCTGCCAGAACGAGCGCTCGCAGATCCAGAACAAGGCGACCGCCATGAACGTCCTGCAGGCCAAGCTCCTCGAGCGGCGCCGGCAGGAGGAGCAGGCCAGGATGGACGCGCTGAAGGGCGACGGGGGCAACTCCTGGGGCAACCAGATGCGGTCCTACGTCCTGCACCCGTACCAGATGGTCAAGGACCTCCGCACCGAGTTCGAGGTCGGCAACCCCGAGGCCGTCTTCAACGGTGAGCTGGACGGGTTCCTCGAAGCGGGGATTCGCTGGCGCAAGCAGCAGGAGAAGTAG
- a CDS encoding S41 family peptidase, with amino-acid sequence MSGRDLFCQPRRFGRGAALTLVFASVLVAGAATGALPGDGRRAASGEAREAREASAGHSEEVTRAAEEAAAVGKSPLEAAERAVSRSGDRWAAVYSAGEYEEFEESLDGRYTGVGLWARRDTDGRIEVTKVRSGSPAAGAGIRAGDRLRSVDGHGVDGRPVTEVVSLLRGDAKDAAAGTTVTLGLQRGARAWSETLRRALLSTDSVTVRRVPGGATVIRISAFTKGVGDAVRSAVRAAPAGAGIVLDLRGNSGGLVAEATATASVFLDGGLVATYDVDGDQRALHAAPGGDTGRPLVALVDGGTMSAAELVTGALQDRGRAVVVGSRTFGKGSVQMPSELPDGSVAELTVGHYRTPSGRAVDGKGITPDLEVTDGALERAETVLSGLGDPS; translated from the coding sequence ATGTCAGGCCGCGACCTGTTCTGTCAGCCCCGCCGTTTCGGCCGCGGGGCCGCCCTGACCTTGGTGTTCGCGAGCGTGCTCGTCGCCGGTGCGGCGACCGGGGCGCTGCCCGGCGACGGCCGGCGGGCCGCGTCCGGGGAGGCGCGCGAGGCGCGTGAGGCGTCGGCCGGGCACTCCGAGGAGGTGACCCGCGCGGCCGAGGAGGCCGCCGCGGTCGGCAAGTCCCCCCTGGAGGCGGCCGAACGCGCGGTGAGCCGCAGCGGGGACCGCTGGGCCGCCGTCTACTCCGCGGGCGAGTACGAGGAGTTCGAGGAATCCCTCGACGGCCGCTACACGGGCGTCGGCCTGTGGGCGCGGCGGGACACGGACGGGCGGATCGAGGTCACCAAGGTGCGGTCCGGCTCGCCGGCGGCCGGCGCCGGGATCCGCGCCGGGGACCGGCTGCGCAGCGTCGACGGACACGGGGTCGACGGCCGTCCGGTCACCGAGGTCGTCTCGTTACTGCGCGGTGACGCCAAGGACGCGGCCGCCGGTACGACCGTCACCCTCGGCCTGCAGCGCGGCGCCCGCGCCTGGAGCGAGACGCTGCGCCGGGCCCTGCTGTCCACGGACTCCGTCACCGTCCGCCGCGTCCCCGGCGGCGCCACCGTCATCAGGATCTCCGCGTTCACCAAGGGCGTCGGCGACGCCGTCCGCTCCGCCGTCCGCGCGGCCCCGGCCGGCGCCGGGATCGTCCTGGACCTGCGCGGCAACTCCGGCGGGCTGGTCGCCGAGGCCACCGCCACCGCCTCCGTCTTCCTCGACGGCGGCCTGGTCGCCACGTACGACGTCGACGGCGACCAGCGCGCCCTGCACGCCGCTCCCGGCGGTGACACCGGCCGCCCCCTCGTCGCCCTCGTCGACGGCGGCACCATGAGCGCGGCCGAGCTCGTCACCGGCGCCCTGCAGGACCGGGGCCGCGCGGTCGTCGTGGGCTCGCGCACCTTCGGCAAGGGCTCGGTGCAGATGCCGAGCGAACTGCCCGACGGCTCCGTCGCCGAACTCACCGTCGGCCACTACCGCACCCCCTCCGGCCGCGCGGTCGACGGCAAGGGCATCACCCCCGACCTGGAGGTGACCGACGGGGCGCTGGAGCGGGCCGAGACGGTGCTCAGCGGCCTCGGGGACCCGTCCTGA
- the ftsX gene encoding permease-like cell division protein FtsX: MRAQFVLSEIGVGLRRNLTMTFAVIVSVALSLALFGGSLLMSDQVSTMKGYWYDKVNVSIFLCNKSDAESDPNCAKGAVTEDQKKQIKSDLDKMSVVQTVTYESQDDAYKHYKEQFGDSPLAASLTPDQMQESYRIKLKDPEKYQVIATAFDGRDGVQSVQDQKGILDNLFGLLNGMNWAARAVMALMLVVALMLIVNTVRVSAFSRRRETGIMRLVGASGFYIQAPFIAEAAVAGLIGGTVACGFLVIARYFIIDHGLALSEKLNLINFIGWDAVLTKLPLILATSLLMPALAAFFALRKYLKV; this comes from the coding sequence ATGCGTGCCCAGTTCGTACTCTCCGAGATCGGCGTCGGTCTCCGTCGCAATCTGACGATGACCTTCGCCGTCATCGTGTCCGTGGCCCTGTCGCTCGCCCTGTTCGGCGGGTCGCTGCTGATGAGCGACCAGGTCAGCACCATGAAGGGCTACTGGTACGACAAGGTCAACGTCTCGATCTTCCTCTGCAACAAGAGCGACGCCGAGTCCGACCCCAACTGCGCCAAGGGCGCCGTCACCGAGGACCAGAAGAAGCAGATCAAGTCCGACCTCGACAAGATGTCGGTGGTCCAGACGGTGACGTACGAGTCGCAGGACGACGCGTACAAGCACTACAAGGAGCAGTTCGGCGACTCGCCGCTGGCCGCCTCGCTCACGCCGGACCAGATGCAGGAGTCGTACCGGATCAAGCTGAAGGACCCGGAGAAGTACCAGGTCATCGCGACCGCCTTCGACGGGCGGGACGGCGTGCAGTCCGTGCAGGACCAGAAGGGCATCCTGGACAACCTGTTCGGGCTGCTCAACGGCATGAACTGGGCCGCGCGCGCGGTGATGGCGCTGATGCTGGTGGTCGCGCTGATGCTGATCGTGAACACCGTGCGGGTCTCGGCGTTCAGCCGCCGCCGGGAGACCGGGATCATGCGGCTGGTCGGCGCCTCCGGCTTCTACATCCAGGCGCCGTTCATCGCGGAGGCCGCGGTCGCCGGGCTGATCGGCGGCACGGTCGCCTGCGGCTTCCTGGTGATCGCCCGGTACTTCATCATCGACCACGGCCTCGCCCTGTCCGAGAAGCTGAATCTGATCAACTTCATCGGCTGGGACGCGGTCCTGACGAAGCTTCCGCTGATCCTCGCCACCAGCCTGCTGATGCCGGCCCTGGCGGCGTTCTTCGCGCTGCGCAAGTACCTCAAGGTCTGA
- a CDS encoding serine/threonine-protein kinase: MRPVGSKYLLEEPLGRGATGTVWRARQRETAGAEAAVPGQPGETVAIKVLKEELASDPDVVMRFLRERSVLLRLTHPNIVRVRDLVVEGDLLALVMDLVDGPDLHRYLRENGPLTPVAAALLTAQVADALAASHADGVVHRDLKPANVLLKQEGGQMHPMLTDFGIARLADSPGLTRTSEFVGTPAYVAPESAEGRPQTSAVDIYGAGILLYELVTGRPPFAGGSALEVLHQHLSAEPRRPSTVPDPLWTVIERCLSKSPEGRPSAQNLARGLRIVAEGIGVHANSMQIAAAEGVVHLLAPDPAPAQVPGADAGAHQGAYDPNAATSVLPHTAGPAGAADPTAVLPHTGGPGGGADPTAVLPPVPQHQPGQQQPEQPHPWQTQLRAARDRNEQTQVQQYLDPGEDPLRRRPQRQVARPQQPPQRPQQGGYGPQQGGYPQQQGGYGHQPQPQQQYAPPRQPQQQPQRYAPAPAPQQQPQRQPQRPAPEPRQPREPRQRSANPMKIPGLGCLKGCLFTIVIFFVAGWLIWEFSPLQDWIGTGRTWWGELTHLFNQFTNWVGELGGDSGGPGKP; encoded by the coding sequence GTGCGGCCAGTCGGCAGCAAGTACCTGCTCGAGGAGCCGCTCGGACGCGGCGCCACGGGCACCGTCTGGCGAGCCCGCCAGCGCGAGACCGCGGGCGCCGAGGCGGCCGTGCCCGGTCAGCCCGGGGAGACCGTCGCGATCAAGGTCCTCAAGGAGGAGCTCGCGAGCGACCCCGACGTCGTGATGCGGTTCCTGCGCGAGCGGTCCGTGCTGCTGCGCCTGACCCACCCCAACATCGTCCGGGTCCGCGACCTGGTCGTCGAAGGCGATCTGCTGGCCCTCGTCATGGACCTCGTCGACGGCCCCGACCTGCACCGCTACCTGCGCGAGAACGGGCCCCTGACGCCCGTCGCCGCCGCGCTGCTCACCGCCCAGGTCGCCGACGCGCTCGCCGCGAGCCACGCCGACGGCGTGGTCCACCGCGACCTGAAGCCGGCCAACGTCCTGCTGAAGCAGGAGGGCGGCCAGATGCACCCGATGCTCACCGACTTCGGCATCGCCCGCCTCGCCGACTCCCCGGGCCTGACCCGCACCAGCGAGTTCGTCGGCACGCCCGCGTACGTGGCGCCCGAGTCCGCGGAAGGACGCCCGCAGACCTCCGCGGTCGACATCTACGGCGCCGGCATCCTGCTGTACGAACTGGTCACCGGCCGTCCGCCGTTCGCCGGCGGCTCCGCGCTCGAGGTGCTCCACCAGCACCTCAGCGCCGAACCGCGCCGCCCCTCCACCGTGCCCGACCCGCTGTGGACCGTCATAGAGCGCTGCCTGAGCAAGTCCCCCGAGGGCCGGCCGAGCGCCCAGAACCTCGCGCGCGGGCTGCGGATCGTCGCCGAGGGCATCGGGGTGCACGCCAACTCGATGCAGATCGCCGCCGCCGAGGGCGTCGTCCATCTGCTCGCCCCGGACCCGGCGCCCGCACAGGTGCCGGGCGCGGACGCGGGCGCGCACCAGGGGGCGTACGACCCGAACGCCGCGACCAGCGTGCTGCCCCACACCGCCGGCCCCGCCGGAGCCGCCGACCCGACCGCCGTCCTGCCGCACACCGGCGGCCCGGGCGGCGGCGCCGATCCGACGGCCGTGCTGCCGCCGGTGCCGCAGCACCAGCCGGGACAGCAGCAGCCCGAGCAGCCGCACCCCTGGCAGACCCAGCTCCGCGCGGCCCGCGACCGCAACGAACAGACGCAGGTCCAGCAGTACCTCGACCCCGGCGAGGACCCGCTGCGCCGCCGCCCCCAGCGGCAGGTCGCCCGCCCGCAGCAGCCGCCGCAGCGGCCCCAGCAGGGCGGATACGGGCCTCAGCAGGGTGGATACCCGCAGCAGCAGGGCGGGTACGGCCATCAGCCGCAGCCCCAGCAGCAGTACGCGCCGCCGCGGCAGCCCCAGCAGCAGCCTCAGCGGTACGCCCCGGCTCCGGCCCCGCAGCAGCAGCCCCAGCGGCAGCCGCAGCGGCCCGCGCCCGAGCCGCGGCAGCCCCGGGAGCCGAGGCAGCGCAGCGCCAACCCGATGAAGATCCCCGGCCTCGGCTGTCTGAAGGGCTGTCTGTTCACGATCGTCATCTTCTTCGTGGCCGGCTGGCTGATCTGGGAGTTCAGCCCGCTCCAGGACTGGATCGGGACGGGCCGCACCTGGTGGGGCGAGCTGACGCATCTGTTCAACCAGTTCACGAACTGGGTCGGTGAACTGGGCGGGGACTCGGGGGGACCGGGCAAGCCCTGA
- a CDS encoding serine/threonine-protein kinase → MARKIGSRYTAHQILGRGSAGTVWLGEGPEGPVAIKLLREDLASDEELVGRFVQERTALLGLEHPNVVSVRDLVVDGNDLALVMDLVRGTDLRTRLDRDRRLAPEAAVAIVADVAEGLAAAHAAGVVHRDVKPENVLLDMQGPLGPGGSHRALLTDFGVAKLIDTPKRTRATKIIGTPDYLAPEIVEGLPPRASVDIYALATVLYELLAGFTPFGGGHPGAVLRRHVTETVAPLPGIPDELWQLIVQCLAKGPASRLRASELAARLREQLPTLAGMPPLDVDEPDTEPAPEGGEPSDTASPAPAAPSGRVRRGSVPLVPGAKPDSNRDTHTSMRVPAPDELAGGAHGTARVPRAAGAPRPGSARNRATTRRRRITLGAAAVALVAAVGIGTWAATSGDDAGASPQDTGTSAPPTP, encoded by the coding sequence TTGGCACGGAAGATCGGCAGCCGGTACACCGCCCACCAGATCCTGGGACGGGGCAGCGCCGGCACGGTGTGGCTGGGCGAGGGACCCGAGGGGCCCGTCGCCATCAAGCTGCTGCGCGAGGACCTCGCCTCCGACGAGGAGCTCGTGGGCCGCTTCGTGCAGGAGCGCACGGCCCTGCTCGGGCTCGAACACCCGAACGTGGTCTCCGTACGGGACCTGGTCGTCGACGGCAACGACCTGGCGCTCGTCATGGACCTGGTCCGGGGCACCGATCTGCGGACCCGGCTCGACCGGGACCGCAGGCTCGCGCCCGAGGCCGCGGTGGCGATCGTCGCCGACGTCGCGGAGGGGCTCGCCGCGGCGCACGCCGCCGGGGTCGTGCACCGGGACGTCAAACCGGAGAACGTCCTGCTCGACATGCAGGGTCCGCTGGGCCCCGGCGGCTCGCACCGCGCGCTGCTGACCGACTTCGGGGTCGCGAAACTGATCGACACCCCGAAGCGGACCCGCGCCACGAAGATCATCGGCACCCCGGACTATCTCGCGCCGGAGATCGTGGAGGGGCTGCCGCCGCGGGCCTCCGTGGACATCTACGCGCTCGCGACCGTGCTCTACGAGCTGCTGGCCGGGTTCACCCCGTTCGGCGGGGGGCATCCGGGCGCGGTGCTGCGGCGCCATGTCACCGAGACGGTCGCCCCGCTCCCCGGCATCCCGGACGAGCTGTGGCAGCTCATCGTGCAGTGCCTGGCGAAGGGGCCCGCGTCGAGGCTGCGGGCGTCCGAGCTCGCGGCGCGGCTGCGGGAGCAGCTGCCGACGCTGGCGGGGATGCCGCCGCTCGACGTGGACGAGCCCGACACCGAGCCGGCCCCGGAGGGCGGCGAGCCCTCGGACACGGCCTCGCCCGCCCCGGCGGCGCCCTCCGGGCGGGTGCGGCGGGGCTCGGTGCCGCTGGTGCCCGGCGCCAAGCCCGACTCCAACCGGGACACCCACACCTCGATGCGGGTGCCGGCGCCCGACGAGCTGGCGGGCGGGGCGCACGGGACGGCACGGGTGCCGCGGGCCGCGGGGGCGCCCCGGCCGGGCTCCGCGCGGAACCGGGCGACCACCCGGCGGCGCCGGATCACGCTGGGCGCGGCGGCGGTGGCGCTGGTCGCGGCGGTGGGGATCGGCACCTGGGCGGCGACCTCGGGCGACGACGCGGGCGCGTCCCCGCAGGACACGGGCACCTCGGCCCCGCCGACCCCGTAG
- the smpB gene encoding SsrA-binding protein SmpB, with amino-acid sequence MYVPKESQPKQGGAAAKAKDGEKGGKRKIVAQNKKARHDYAIIDTYEAGLVLTGTEVKSLRQGRTSLTDGFVQIDGGEAWLYNAHIPEYSQGSWTNHSARRKRKLLLHREEIDKLAVKAEETGHTIVPLALYFKDGRAKAEIALARGKKEYDKRQTLREQQDRRETDRAIAAAKRRQRAL; translated from the coding sequence ATGTACGTACCGAAGGAGTCCCAGCCCAAGCAGGGCGGGGCGGCCGCCAAGGCCAAGGACGGCGAGAAGGGCGGCAAGCGCAAGATCGTCGCCCAGAACAAGAAGGCCCGCCACGACTACGCGATCATCGACACCTACGAGGCCGGGCTGGTGCTCACCGGCACCGAGGTGAAGTCGCTGCGTCAGGGACGGACCTCGCTGACCGACGGCTTCGTCCAGATCGACGGCGGTGAGGCGTGGCTGTACAACGCCCACATCCCCGAGTACAGCCAGGGGAGCTGGACCAACCACTCCGCGCGGCGCAAGCGCAAGCTGCTGCTGCACCGCGAGGAGATCGACAAGCTGGCGGTCAAGGCGGAGGAGACGGGTCACACGATCGTGCCGCTCGCCCTGTACTTCAAGGACGGCCGGGCGAAGGCCGAGATCGCGCTGGCGCGAGGAAAGAAGGAGTACGACAAGCGGCAGACCTTGCGCGAGCAGCAGGACCGCCGGGAGACGGACCGGGCGATCGCGGCGGCCAAGCGGCGGCAGCGGGCGCTCTGA
- the ftsE gene encoding cell division ATP-binding protein FtsE, whose translation MIRFDNVSKVYPKQTHPALRDVSLEVEKGEFVFLVGSSGSGKSTFLRLILREERCSHGQVHVLGKDLARLSNWKVPQMRRQLGTVFQDFRLLPNKTVAENVAFAQEVIGKSKGEIRKSVPQVLDLVGLGGKEDRRPGELSGGEQQRVAIARAFVNRPKLLIADEPTGNLDPQTSVGIMKLLDRINRTGTTVVMATHDQNIVDQMRKRVIELEKGRLVRDQARGVYGYQH comes from the coding sequence GTGATCCGATTCGACAACGTCTCCAAGGTCTACCCCAAGCAGACCCACCCCGCACTCAGGGATGTCTCCCTGGAAGTGGAGAAGGGCGAGTTCGTCTTCCTCGTGGGCTCCTCCGGCTCCGGAAAGTCCACCTTCCTGCGGCTGATCCTCCGCGAGGAGCGGTGCAGCCACGGCCAGGTGCACGTCCTGGGCAAGGACCTCGCACGGCTCTCCAACTGGAAGGTGCCGCAGATGCGCCGCCAGCTCGGGACCGTCTTCCAGGACTTCCGGCTGCTGCCGAACAAGACGGTGGCGGAGAACGTCGCCTTCGCGCAGGAGGTCATCGGCAAGTCCAAGGGCGAGATCCGCAAGTCCGTGCCGCAGGTGCTCGACCTGGTCGGGCTCGGCGGCAAGGAGGACCGCAGGCCCGGTGAGCTCTCCGGTGGTGAGCAGCAGCGCGTCGCCATCGCGCGGGCCTTCGTCAACCGGCCCAAGCTGCTGATCGCCGACGAGCCGACCGGCAACCTCGACCCGCAGACCTCCGTCGGCATCATGAAGCTGCTCGACCGGATCAACCGGACCGGCACGACCGTCGTGATGGCCACGCACGACCAGAACATCGTGGACCAGATGCGCAAGCGCGTCATCGAGCTGGAGAAGGGCCGCCTCGTCCGTGACCAGGCGCGCGGCGTCTACGGCTACCAGCACTGA